The Ranitomeya imitator isolate aRanImi1 chromosome 8, aRanImi1.pri, whole genome shotgun sequence genome window below encodes:
- the CBY1 gene encoding protein chibby homolog 1, whose product MPLFGNTFSPKKTPPRKSASLSNLHALDRTTKEVELGLDYGAPSISIAGQSLKFENGQWITESGGIGSQKEVQRLRKRNLHLEEENNLLRLKVELLLDMLSEATAESHLKDKELEEMKSLSGRRK is encoded by the exons ATGCCGCTATTTGGAAACACCTTTAGTCCGAAGAAAACGCCACCTAGAAAATCGGCATCGCTTTCCAACTTGCACGCG CTGGACCGGACAACAAAGGAGGTGGAGCTTGGTTTGGATTATGGGGCCCCCAGTATCAGTATTGCAGGGCAAAGTCTGAAGTTTGAAAATGGCCAGTGGATTACAG AATCAGGGGGCATCGGATCACAGAAGGAAGTCCAACGTCTTCGCAAGAGGAATCTGCATTTGGAGGAGGAGAATAATTTGCTTCGTCTGAAAGTAGAGCTGCTTTTGGATATG CTCTCCGAGGCTACAGCAGAATCCCATCTAAAGGATAAGGAACTGGAGGAAATGAAGAGCTTGAGTGGACGGAGGAAATGA